From Salvelinus namaycush isolate Seneca chromosome 2, SaNama_1.0, whole genome shotgun sequence, one genomic window encodes:
- the LOC120020027 gene encoding cytidine deaminase-like, which translates to MGDLPIQMKDQRSWLHHPASVHQDGITVEGLIRRSLEAKEFAYCPYSRFRVGAAHLAHDGKVFTGCNVENACYNLGVCAERNTICKAVSEGYRSFKAIAIARDLIDQFISPCGGCRQFMREFGASWDVYLSKPDGSYVEMNISDLLPVSFGPEDLSMKKVLKIPNQY; encoded by the exons ATGGGAGACCTACCGATCCAGATGAAGGACCAGCGGTCGTGGCTCCACCACCCAGCCAGCGTGCACCAGGACGGGATAACAGTAGAGGGGCTCATTCGTCGGTCCCTGGAGGCCAAGGAGTTCGCCTACTGCCCCTACAGCCGGTTCAGGGTGGGGGCAGCCCACCTGGCCCACGACGGCAAGGTGTTCACAG GCTGCAATGTGGAGAATGCGTGTTACAACCTGGGGGTGTGTGCAGAGAGGAACACCATCTGTAAAGCAGTGTCAGAGGGTTACAGGAGCTTCAAGGCCATCGCTATCGCCCG TGACTTAATCGACCAATTCATCTCACCATGCGGTGGCTGCAGACAGTTCATGAGAGAG ttTGGGGCCAGCTGGGACGTGTATCTGTCCAAGCCAGACGGCTCGTACGTAGAGATGAACATAAGCGATCTGCTTCCTGTCTCCTTCGGACCTGAAGACCTGTCCATGAAGAAAGTCTTAAAGATCCCCAACCAGTATTAA